ATTTAGTGGGTTCCGCTCGAATCTTCTGCTCCAATTACTCATGCGACATTCTCATGTGATAGCCAACTGGTGTATTCCAGCTTTTTGGATGCAACTGTTTGTGTCTTTACTGCTGCAAACCTCAGACTACGTTGCCGTATAAATCCTTCTGCTTATCTTCCTGCTAGTGTCAGGTATGTTCATTATCTTCTTGACTCAGGTATTTTGGATTTCATTTGGATACTTTTGTTCAAGAACAAATTTTGGGTACAATAGACAAGGACGTGCACACTTTAATGCACTGGATTTACACATTATagttttaaattacaaaaaaaatgaatgttatattgtTAGAGGAGCATGCATACATTACTAATTGCAATCTCCTCCATATTATCTTAATGTCTTTTGTTCTCTCACTTTCTGGTATCATGTACAATAAATCTAAAATCTGAAGTCAAGTCCGTGTAATTCATGTGAAACTTTTATTTGCATCAAAGTTTTACTGCTCATCTAATTTTATAATGAGCACTATATCCCCTTATGTGATAAACATTCCTATTCAAACACAGTGTTTTCCTCCATGTTGCAGTTCCAATGTTCATCCACTTGTAATTGCTGCACATCCATCTGAGCCAAATGAATTTGCATTGGGACTCTCAGATGGTGGGGTTCATGTCTTTGAGCCCCTTGAATCTGAAAACAAATGGGGTGTGCCTCCACCAGTTGAAAACGGGTCATCCAGCAATATGGCAGCAACACCTTCGGTCGGAGCTCCAGGATCAGAACAAGCACAACGATGATGAAATGGCTGACAGAGCACAAGTTCTTTTAAATGCTTGGCTTGCATGTCCATTCCTAATCTAGGTATGCTTTCTCACTGTCTAATATGTTAAGAACATTCTTGATGAAAAAGAGAGACGTACCGAACTAGTTGATCCAGTATGCAGATTCATTCACCAATTTTTAATTAGAGCCTGAATTCAAGTCATCGTAACATTTCATGTTGCACGTTAGAGAGAGCATCAGTTTTGACTGTTTCTGAACCAAAAGGCAGCAGTGCCCGACTGATAATGCCAGTTAGAAATCCTGTTGAACTTGTATTGTGGTTACATTATGACAAACAATCAAGTTCAGAATTGCAAATAGAAAAACCACCACCTCCTATAAGTTCCTCTGCTTTATTGTCAAGAAAGCATTACTGTATTCTTGGACTTGATATAAGTTTcgattttctagttgttttcttGCTGCTTTCTTCTAatttacccttttctttttccttttaaatttgcaGGTAGGCATCAAGAGTTGTGATCTGAGTACAACATGCAAAGTTGTAGATTTAACATATTTGTTAGATACAATCTTAAGGTAAATTGCATAGTAGTATTTAATAGCTTTAAAGTGTTCTCTCATCCCTTATTTGAAGGGTACTTTTTTTCTTTCCCATCACAATGTTCTTTTTGTAtcaaatttacatgttttagaaACCAGTTTTCTTTGTTTGTTGCCATCATGATTATCTGATTGACCTAATCACTGTCTCGtcctttcttcaatttcttttggTGGTACAAAGGAGACTGCACCCCGGGGATAGGGGAAAGGGTTGCAAATGCTAGGATTCGAACCCCAAACTTGCTGGATGCCACCTCTTATAGGTGGCCGCATAAATCAACTAATCTAAACTCTGGTCCATGTTCTCCTCCAGTTAGTTGTTGGAGATTTAGTTTGTTTTCAACATGCAGTGTTTCAGACTCACTTGCAGTATGGTAGAAGTTAGAATCTAATAACATTTTGGGGACCATTAGGAGCCAAAATATCAGAAAGTTTGATGAAATATAAAGTAGTTTAGGGTTTATATGGGTACATCTGAGGAAGATGGAAATGAACGTGGAGGCTGAGCAAAGTGTGGGGTATGAGATAACTATCATACTATAGGTTATATATATAGTATACGCTGACGATGCAAAGCTGTTTCAAAAGGTCTGAACTGTTGGTTTTGGAAGGCAGTTTCTTGAACTTGATATGGAGAAATagattttaattccatttttattatGCTCCATGAATGTGTAATCATTGAAATTTGTGTATATTGCTTTAGTAGcatatttatcaaaatacctgtttttagaaaaaaaaagagaatttaaACAAGTTTTTACAGTATGGGGATTAGGAAGCTTTTGTGAGTGTAGCCTCTACTTGAGTTTTTGGCAATGAACCTTAGAATAATACCCTTTGAAGGGCATTCCAATGCTACACCTACCCTCTCCCTATTTCTTCATAAGTAAACCCGCCAAAATTTCCATCGACCTAACCCAACCCCTCAAAAAGTGAATATGGTCCCAATATGCAGCTGACCTGACGTTGACCAATTTAGTGGGATGAACAATGATGTTTTCAGAATCCCTACTCGGAACTGCAGTTACTAAATTCAGAGCGTAACATTCTGCCCCTCAAAAAGAAGATTAAGGTAGTTGACTTGTGTGATTGTCCTTAAAAGACGATGATATGTAACATGCTTTGGATTGGAATTTCAGTATCCTAATTACCTCTTTTgtactaaaaaaaataacaagttGCATTAACTAACATAAAGATTACTCGCTACCAAGAAAATATAACCAGATTTACGGTTGGAGCAACCTATAATGAGTAAATCCCCTCAAATTAGCAAAAAgtgagttcatgaaaaatcaaatcTTATGATTAGAGGTAGAAGATGAGATAACACGATTTAAATCCGTGTCAACTAAGTGTttggtaaaaattttaattatagttcTATTCAACTAAAGTTAATGCTTATGAATATGTTAAAGTTTATATAATATAaactattatatataaaataacttatCTCTCATTAGAaagtacatataattaaaaaaaatactaaatacgaTTGTAATATAAGATATAATACCAACATGATATTGATACGTAAATCTTATGCACTAATTTTGGATTATTTTCaattctaaaatttaattaaaaattatattttatactctatttgaaaaagtattaaaaaattatttatttatataaagctgaaatgaatataatatatataggatGTAGATATTGACAAATGACAAGTTTTTCAAAGCAGCGAGCCCATTGGACCGCTCTCTACAGTTTGGAGTTGGGTCTTCGACTAATCCTAGATCCTTCTTACAACCTTGCCCGACTCATctcatctctctctctcttaatCAATTGGACACGGCGTCACCCAACCGCTTTCCGCCACTGCACCGTCTCCGCCTGCCGCCGCCTCGTTGCTTTACCCAACAAGGTAATTATTGGAATTCTGATCTCgactttctttcttccttccaTCCCTTCTTCGTAGCTTCTGTATTCAAGTCGCGGAGAATTTTAGGGTTTTATGCGTTATTTGTTCGGCAATtattttttttacgatttttccTTCGTATTTTTAGATTATAACTTAGGGGGTTTTTTGGGCGATACAGAAAATTAGAAAatggaggaagatgatgattacGTTGAGTATATTCCGGTAGCGAAACGCCGCGCTATGGAAGCTCAAAAAATCCTACAGAGAAAAGGCAAGGCTTCTGCGCTTGAAGATGAAACTGAAAAAGCCAATGTGGCCGAAGTAAAACCTAGTTTACTTATAAAAGCAACTCAGCTTAAAAAGGATCAACCCGAGATCAGTCAAATGGAACAAATTGTACAACAAGAAAAAGAGATGATTGAACATTTATCTGATAGGAAAACCCTCATGTCTGTTCGGGAATTGGCAAAAGGGATTACTTATACGGAACCCTTGTTGACTGGGTGGAAACCACCTTTGCATATTCGAAGGATGTCTCGAAAAGATAGGGATTTGATTCGAAAGCAATGGCATATTATCGTTGACGGGGACGAAATTCCTCCTCCTATTAAGAATTTTAAAGATATGAAGTTTCCAGACCCAATATTGAAGAAATTAAAGGCAAAGGGAATTGTGCAGCCGACTCCAATTCAAGTCCAAGGTCTGCCTGTTATCTTGTCTGGGAGAGACATGATTGGGATTGCGTTTACAGGGTCAGGGAAAACACTTGTATTTGTGCTTCCGTTGATTATGATTGCGTTGCAGGAGGAGATGATGATGCCAATTCTTCCAGGAGAAGGCCCTTTTGGGTTGATCGTCTGTCCTTCAAGGGAGCTTGCTAGGCAGACATATGAAGTGGTGGAGCAATTTTTGATACCTATGAGGGAGAATGGATATCCCGAACTCAGGCCATTGCTTTGTATTGGTGGTGTAGATATGAGGTCTCAGTTGGATGTTGTGAAGAAAGGGGTTCACATTGTTGTTGCTACTCCCGGGAGGTTGAAGGATATGCTTGCCAAGAAGAAGATGAGTTTAGACAATTGCAGGTATGACACTTAATCCAGCGCTTTTGGTAACACCATCTTCAATTAGTACACCATCGCCAATTTAGTATGCATTGACTGATCTTAGGAGTTAGGTGCTAAAATGTCGCAGACGCATGCTGGGAACAAGCTACCTTTGTTTTGCCTATTAATTTGTTCACACTTGTTTAAATATCTCTGTATTTTTGCCAATTTGTAGTGCTATCTGTGTAATTATTCCTGATGAAAATGTGTATCGTTTTTTACATTGgtttcctttccatttttttttcatttcttttctaaGATGTTG
The genomic region above belongs to Gossypium hirsutum isolate 1008001.06 chromosome D05, Gossypium_hirsutum_v2.1, whole genome shotgun sequence and contains:
- the LOC107906446 gene encoding DEAD-box ATP-dependent RNA helicase 35 is translated as MEEDDDYVEYIPVAKRRAMEAQKILQRKGKASALEDETEKANVAEVKPSLLIKATQLKKDQPEISQMEQIVQQEKEMIEHLSDRKTLMSVRELAKGITYTEPLLTGWKPPLHIRRMSRKDRDLIRKQWHIIVDGDEIPPPIKNFKDMKFPDPILKKLKAKGIVQPTPIQVQGLPVILSGRDMIGIAFTGSGKTLVFVLPLIMIALQEEMMMPILPGEGPFGLIVCPSRELARQTYEVVEQFLIPMRENGYPELRPLLCIGGVDMRSQLDVVKKGVHIVVATPGRLKDMLAKKKMSLDNCRYLTLDEADRLVDLGFEDDIREVFDHFKAQRQTLLFSATMPTKIQNFARSALVKPVTVNVGRAGAANLDVIQEVEYVKQEAKIVYLLECLQKTPPPVLIFCENKADVDDIHEYLLLKGVEAVAIHGGKDQEEREHAISSFKAGKKDVLVATDVASKGLDFPDIQHVINYDMPAEIENYVHRIGRTGRCGKTGIATTFINKNQSETTLLDLKHLLQEAKQRIPPVLAELSDPMEDVDAITNASGVKGCAYCGGLGHRIRDCPKLEHQKSMAIANSRRDYFGSGGYRGEI